The following are from one region of the Rhipicephalus microplus isolate Deutch F79 chromosome 1, USDA_Rmic, whole genome shotgun sequence genome:
- the LOC142766567 gene encoding uncharacterized protein LOC142766567, whose product MTAPPIPKFTAVGWFEHRELPSYRGRRLRLPHVQQPAYDEDDEEDNFTDIPQHIRLTLPYVITAQGLLVIAELGGAMAIVVLYVMMTRYLTDNEWYAHFSFLVAFTCALNDLLVMISCVTSPSTQVHLPRTMFYVLYQCCAGIGYGFTGVLLYKFGGDTSLPHAVHAGLTGLGISLVHFVHTINNVLSLLSLEPD is encoded by the exons ATGACCGCACCACCCATACCGAAATTCACGGCCGTTGGCTGGTTTGAGCATCGTGAACTTCCCAGTTACCGAGGCCGCCGCTTGAGACTGCCACAT GTGCAGCAACCCGCTTACGATGAGGATGACGAGGAAGACAACTTCACTGACATTCCACAGCATATCCGGCTGACGTTGCCGTACGTTATCACCGCTCAAGGACTCCTCGTCATCGCTGAGCTG GGTGGCGCCATGGCCATCGTTGTGTTGTACGTCATGATGACGCGCTACCTGACTGACAACGAGTGGTACGCACACTTCAGCTTCCTGGTGGCTTTTACGTGCGCGCTGAATGACCTGCTTGTCATGATATCGTGCGTGACGTCACCTTCCACCCAGGTGCACTTGCCACGCACCATGTTC TATGTCTTATACCAGTGCTGTGCCGGAATCGGCTATGGATTTACGGGAGTCCTTCTTTACAAATTTGGCGGGGACACTTCGTTACCTCACGCAGTGCATGCCGGG CTGACTGGGCTCGGCATCAGTCTTGTCCATTTTGTTCACACTATCAATAACGTTCTTTCGCTGCTGTCTCTCGAGCCCGACTAG